Below is a genomic region from Vibrio nitrifigilis.
GCGAAAAACTCACCCTTAGTTTAGACGGTAACGACTACTATGCTGAACAACGCACCACGACCGGAAAGCTCGTTATTTATGATGCTGACCTAAAAGGTATGGCATATGCGAAAGTATCACAAGATGGCAGTCAACTTATCTCTACTGGTGAACTCGCAACAGAGAAGACGACGATCAGTACCAATGCCCTTTCGGCTTCTAAATTCGTTAAACATTATCAAGCGCAACAAGGATTATCCCGTGCAGCTCGCTTAAAGTTAGCAGAACAAGCGCGCGATAAACTTTTGCAACCAGAAACGTCTCAATATTCATGGCTCATGTCATCGAAAACTGCAGTCAGCGATAAACACGTTATTGGTAAAATCCAAGGTTTAACCATCATGATTCAGTTCCCTGATGAAGCGGGAACAATGACGAAAACCCAAATCAATAACTTTTTAAACGCAGAAAATTATTCAGAGTTTAATAACAAAGAATCCATCCGCGGCTACTACCAATCGGTGTCTGCAGGCAAAGTGGACTACACAAACACCGTTGTGGGGTACTACACAGCCAAGCACAATAAGGCATACTATACCGATGAAAGCTTAGAATTTTCTTTACGCGCTCGCGAACTGATCACTGAAGCACTAAATTGGTTGGAGAATGAACAAGGTTTTGATTTCTCCACACTATCAACCGATAGCAACAAGCAGATCCGCGGACTTAACTTCTTGTATGCTGGCACATCAGGCGGTTCTTGGTCAAAAGGACTGTGGCCACATATGGGCTGGTTGTCGCCACAATTTTGTGCCGATGGTGTGTGTACTAGCAAATATCAGATTTCAGACATGGGCAGTAGCCTGTCGATAGGTACATTTGCTCATGAATCAGGACACCTACTCTTCGATTGGCCAGATCTTTACGATTATGACGGTAGTTCTTACGGCTCTGTTGCTAGCTACGGAATCATGGGATATGGCGCTGTAGGCTATAAATCTATGTATAACCCAACAGCGCCTGTGTCACCACTGCGTGATTTAGTCGGTTGGGAAACAATCACTGAACTGAACCCAGCAGTAGATAGCAATGCGCCGAGCGGTCGCCTTTCACTAACAAACATGAGTAATCATGAATATAAGTGGACTAACCCAAACAATTCCGGTGAAGCCTTTTATATTGAAGCGATTAACCAACAAGGTCAAAACAGCGAACAACCGGGGTCTGGCCTCGCTATTTACCACGTAGACAGTAATGGTGACCGTGATAACGAGTGGCATCCCTACATCCAAATGGAACATGCTGATGGCAATCGTGATCCTGAAAATTACGTTAACCAAGGTGATGCCACTGATGTCTATACAGAATACGGTGAATTTACCGCCACATTACCTAACGCTTTAACGACCAAGGGAACCAACTCTCTATGGTGGGATGGCAGCGAATCTGGCTTAACTATCACAGATGTATCACAACCTGGGCAAACGATCTCTTTCCTATCCACGGCATCATCAGATACAGGTTCTAGTTCATCAGAGCAAGGCAACAACCAAGAAACAGATGGTAGCTCGACGAACGATGAGACAAATACCGATACAAATGATCTTGTTTATGCGGGTAATATCGATCAGTATTCATCGGTTGTCGAACCTAATGGCAGCTACTTTCAGCTTAACCAAGAGCAAGTATTGAACATTTCACTTTCTGGAGCAGCCAATACCGATTTTGGTATGGCACTGTATAAATACCAAAATAATGAATGGCAAGCTGTTGCTGTATCGCAAACGGAAGGTTCATCCGATGAAGCCATTAGTTATGATGCGCAATCTGGATACTATTACGTGTTGATTTTGGCCTATTCTGGTTCTGGTCAATACAAGTTAACGATTGAACAGTAATTATTATATGTAAATGACCTCAAGATGCAGTATTCAGTCTCGCTGAAACAGCACCTGACGTGACTTAGGTATAGAGACAACAAAGCCGGCAATTTGCCGGCTTTCTTATAATTACTCAATTTTTACTAACGATAGATACCAATATCACGTTGAAGATGAGCAGACAATTCACCTGTATAAAACTGTTCCTTATGGCCTTGGCTAACGAATAATACGTCAGCTAAGTGTGACATCAATCCTTTGAAATTAACCGAATAGTTTTTCTTATCAATTTTAGTTTGTGAGGACACGGAATTTTCAATTAGATAAGTTCCGATATTCATCGCTTGAGACATAAGCACCTCCCATCGGTCACTCAAGATTTGTGCATACTTTAAGCACTTATCTAGCAACAGAGAAATGACATATTTTGTAAATTCGCATTACTTTAAGTAATGCGAATGAAGTGAGAACTTAACATGAATAACTATTCAATTAGTACGCCGTTTCATCGACATACTCATTCATAAAGTATGGTGTACACTCGTTTAACTACTGGTAAACGGTACTACGTAAGCAATCGCAACCCACACACTGATCCAAACAATAACCATTAATGTATCTAACCAGTCTTTGCTCCACACAATAGTGTCCTCTTTGGTTAATTACTCTTCTAGCTTGCCTATTGAGAGATGGCATACGCTTGCCGCCTAATCCAATATCAAGTTATAAAGCAATTATTAAGCCACTATTGATTAATGTATTCATAATTGGCGTTTTCTATAAGTAATTCTGGACGCTCAGTAACCAGTTTAACAAAGGTATCTGCCATTGAATGTTGGCTCATCACCGGTGTATCCAATATTTCGTCAAAGGCATCATAACCTTCTTTACCTTTGATCGTATAAGCGGAAGACACCCCGGTATAGCGCCGATTCGCATCGACGGGTCGCCAAAAGCCATTTTCTAGTACTCGTAGCTGCTCTATCCTTTGTCCCTTCGGTTTATTTGCAACGTACTGAAATTTAAGCCCATAAGTATACGGATAGCTACCAGAGCCCGTTCCTTCAACGCCGTTATTCGTCGCATTATTTATCGCACCTTCCAACAGTTTTGCTATTGTGCTGCCTTTAACACGATAGACACCAATGGGAATAGCAAATGGTAATAATTTACCAATAATATCGGCTTTTGTGAGTGGACCTGATTGGATAGACGCTCGAATGCCACCAGCATTATGCATGGCGAAATTGACAGTATGACCTTCAGCTTGCATCGCTTCATAAAAACCACGAGCGACCAATGGAGCGAGTTGGCTGGCGCCTTTTTCATCGGGAATACGAACATGGCGAATTGGTGCCGGAACGTGGGCAACAACCTGTTGCTGTAACTCACGAACTTGAGGCATATATTTTCTTTGCAGAATCCCTTGAACATCAGGATCTTTCTTACAGACAACCACTTGAGGATGTTTTTCCAGATACACACATGCTTCTTTATGCAGGTGATCCATGCCCTCTTGATTCATAGTCGCATCTAAGAATAATCGTCTTCCTAGTAACAATTCATTCTGCCCACAAAATCGCACCACTTTACCGGTTTGATCAAAATCGATCTCACAATGGCCTAACGCTAAAGCGTAATAACCTGCTTGTACGATATACGTATCATTTATACGTAGGCCGTAATCATCGTGTTGAGATAAGCCAACTGAGCGAAAGTCACCTTGTAAAACATGACTATGCCCGCCAACAATCAAACCTATGCCTGTTACCTGCTCAGCCAGCTCAATATCGTTCTCATAGCCCAGATGACTCAGTAATATGATATTACGAATCCCTTCACGATGAATGGCCTCGACCGTGTTGCGTGCAACCTCGACCGCATCAACAAAGGGAGTATCATTGTCAGGGTTCGCTATTTCCGCCATTTTATCGAGCGATAAACCAAAAATAGCAACACGATGCTGCGCTTCACCTTTTACAATCCAGCGCGCACAAGAATGCGCATTATCATACGCTTTAATATTCGGCTGATTCGCCAATGGATAACGCTTTTTTTGCTCTGATGAAAGATCCCAATTTCCCGCAAGCAATGGAAACTGAATATTGCGGACAAAACGGCCTACGGGTTCATTTCCCATATCTAATTCATGATTTCCCAACGTCATTGCATCGATGTTTAGAGCATTAAGCATATCAATGTTCACTTTCCCCTTAAATAAGGAGAAATAGAGGGTACCTTGAAAGCAATCCCCCGCATGCAGAAATAAAAACTGGCGTTTTTGCCGTTCAGAATCACTGCGCAACTGCGCGACACGAGTGGCAATACGGGCAAATCCCCCCGCACTCACAAACGGAGTAAGGCGCTCCCCGTCAATGTCTAACTGCAATTGCAGAGAAGTAGGCTCAAAGTAAGAGTGAGTATCATTAATATGTGCCAGAGTGACAGTCGTCTTATGCTTTGATTCGTTCATATCCCCTCTTCTCTATCCCTGAAATCACATGCAACACTTGAGTTTATTGGGATAGTAACTAAACAATAAGGTGCTAATCTAAGCTTTCCACTCTACCACATCTCATTGGTCTTGCCGTTAACGATAGGAAAATATTCTTCATATTCACCTTACCTTTCTTCTTTATCTTTCGCTCAACGATTAAATCTCATTATTTGCGTTATAAGAGACTGCTTTTATTCATTTTTTCTTCTAAACTTAAATCAAGTCCGGACCACAGATGAACTAAGTGGAGAGCGCCTATGCATTTAGATAGAATTGAGATCTCAGGATTTCGGGGAATTCGGCGTTTATCGTTAAGTTTTGATGAATTAACCACCTTAATCGGTGAAAATACTTGGGGCAAATCTTCATTACTTGATGCGCTATCGGTCATGCTGCCTCCTGACGGCTCGCTCTATCAATGTCAAAAGAAAGACTTTCACCTCGATTACTCACTATCTCAACCTAGAAGCCAAGACTTACAAATCATATTGTGCTTTATAGCAACCAATAAAAAAGAGCCCCTCTCAGGGCGAAATCGTCGTTTAAAACCGATTTGGCGTGAAACATCACAAGGTGAACCCCGCATTATTTATCGTTTATCAGCGTCCTTAATCAACAACATCGTCACAACACAATACGATTTTTTAGATCTTTCTGGGCGAATTATTAGTGTCCACCACAAAGAGAAACTCGCCCAAGAGCTCATGAGTTTGCACCCAGTGATCCGCCTTAAAGACTCGCGCCGTTTTGCAAGAGATGGTGAAAACGGTCATAGCGACCATAAAAATGCACGAATGGAAAAACGGATTGATAATACCTGCCGGCGTTTAATGGCAATACCTGGGCATGTCAATAAAGGTGAAATGCGCTCAAGTCTTGCTGCGATGAACATATTAATTGAGCATTATTTTTCTTTTAAGAATCAATCACGTCATTATCGTTCGCCCGAACATAATGGCTTACTATATACGCCGTCAAACAGTGGTCAAACACTTCATCAAATGGTCATTGGCGTCAAAAATCGCCAAACGCATTTACTGTTTTTGCGTTTACTGAATACCTACTTGCAAGCTAAAGGCCCGAATGATTTACGCCGCTGCGCCCGCCCTATTTTAATTATTGAAGATCCCGAAGGACGTTTGCATCCCACCCATTTAGCTCGGGCATGGAGCTTACTGGCGATGTTGCCAATGCAGAAGATTCTCACCACGAACAGCTCGGACTTAGTTTCTTCTGTACCACTATCATCCATTCGCCGATTGGTACGACAACAAGATAAAACCCTCTCTTTAAGTATGCCAACTCAAAAGCTCTCTTCCGATGAGTTAAGACGCATCGGCTTTCACCTGCGGTTTCATCGCTCTGGAGTGTTGTTTGCGCGTTGTTGGCTTCTCGTTGAAGGCGAAACTGAAGTGTGGCTATTTAGCGAGTTAGCAAGGCAGTGTGGTTACAACCTAGCAGCCGAGGGGATTACTATCATTGAGTTTGCTCAATCAGGTTTACGAGCAATGATTAAAGTTGCGCAAGCATTTGGTATTGATTGGCATGTCATCACAGATGGCGATCAAGCAGGCAAAAAATACTCCGCTACTGTAAAAGGAATGCTACATCACGATAAAGTATCGCACCGTTTAACCGAATTACCTGACAAAGATATCGAGCATTTTCTTTATGCCAATGGATTTGAACCCTTCTTTCGCTCCTTAGTAAGATTACCCTTAGATCATCCAATACCCGCCAAGAAGGTAGTAACTAAGGTATTGAAAAAACATGCTAAACCAGATTTGGCACTAAAGATAGTCAATTATGCAGAGCAGCAAGGCGAACAGCAGATTCCGCGTCTGATAAAGGTGACGCTGTCACGAATATTACACATGGCTAATGCTAATAATTACATGTAATGATGGACTTTCGCTAAGAGTAAGATGAGTAAAGAGCATCGCTATTTAACACCGCGCATTTTAATCAGAGTATTGTCGCGGTCGATTAGGTGATGCTTTAACGCAGCTAATACATGCACCACCGTCATTGTTATCATCGCCCAAGCTGCGTACAGATGCATTTCGCCGATAAAATACGGCGGCTCCGCCCACCAACTTGTGACACCGGGTAACGTTATCCAATCGAACAAACGGATATCATCTCCATACTCGGTCGCGACAACATAACCGCTAATAAACAACACAAATAAATCAACATACATTAACCAGTGCACAATATGAGCTGTATTGCGTTCCCAGCGTTTTCCTTCAATGCTTGGCGATTTGGTAGTGAGTTTCCAAAACACACGAGCAACGGTCACAATAGCTAATAAAATGCCCACGCTCTTATGCCAATTAGGGGCTGACACTGCCCATGGGCTCGAAAATGACAATTGCATCATCCATAATCCTAGAGCAAACATCGCAATAATAATGACAGCAGACGCCCAATGAAACCAACGTGCAACACGTCCATAATGGCTCACCTGGCTATTTTCTTTTGATTCTGTATGCATAGCTTCCCCTTCTTACCCAGCGCATCTTATTAAGCACGTAATTTTGTAAGTCTAATCTCAACATAGCAGTATTAAGAACAACCGGTTTGTTTCTCAACAAAATTAACGTTGCAGGATGTTACGTGATACGCCACGCTTAATCACTGGAAGACAATTGCGCTATTCACGTTGCACGATTATAGTTAGAGAGTAATAACGCATTGAAGTT
It encodes:
- a CDS encoding cytochrome b; protein product: MHTESKENSQVSHYGRVARWFHWASAVIIIAMFALGLWMMQLSFSSPWAVSAPNWHKSVGILLAIVTVARVFWKLTTKSPSIEGKRWERNTAHIVHWLMYVDLFVLFISGYVVATEYGDDIRLFDWITLPGVTSWWAEPPYFIGEMHLYAAWAMITMTVVHVLAALKHHLIDRDNTLIKMRGVK
- a CDS encoding M6 family metalloprotease domain-containing protein, which produces MKIKLSSGILCLSLISAMSHAAIPYKGQTYQYTQPNGEKLTLSLDGNDYYAEQRTTTGKLVIYDADLKGMAYAKVSQDGSQLISTGELATEKTTISTNALSASKFVKHYQAQQGLSRAARLKLAEQARDKLLQPETSQYSWLMSSKTAVSDKHVIGKIQGLTIMIQFPDEAGTMTKTQINNFLNAENYSEFNNKESIRGYYQSVSAGKVDYTNTVVGYYTAKHNKAYYTDESLEFSLRARELITEALNWLENEQGFDFSTLSTDSNKQIRGLNFLYAGTSGGSWSKGLWPHMGWLSPQFCADGVCTSKYQISDMGSSLSIGTFAHESGHLLFDWPDLYDYDGSSYGSVASYGIMGYGAVGYKSMYNPTAPVSPLRDLVGWETITELNPAVDSNAPSGRLSLTNMSNHEYKWTNPNNSGEAFYIEAINQQGQNSEQPGSGLAIYHVDSNGDRDNEWHPYIQMEHADGNRDPENYVNQGDATDVYTEYGEFTATLPNALTTKGTNSLWWDGSESGLTITDVSQPGQTISFLSTASSDTGSSSSEQGNNQETDGSSTNDETNTDTNDLVYAGNIDQYSSVVEPNGSYFQLNQEQVLNISLSGAANTDFGMALYKYQNNEWQAVAVSQTEGSSDEAISYDAQSGYYYVLILAYSGSGQYKLTIEQ
- a CDS encoding DUF2813 domain-containing protein, with protein sequence MHLDRIEISGFRGIRRLSLSFDELTTLIGENTWGKSSLLDALSVMLPPDGSLYQCQKKDFHLDYSLSQPRSQDLQIILCFIATNKKEPLSGRNRRLKPIWRETSQGEPRIIYRLSASLINNIVTTQYDFLDLSGRIISVHHKEKLAQELMSLHPVIRLKDSRRFARDGENGHSDHKNARMEKRIDNTCRRLMAIPGHVNKGEMRSSLAAMNILIEHYFSFKNQSRHYRSPEHNGLLYTPSNSGQTLHQMVIGVKNRQTHLLFLRLLNTYLQAKGPNDLRRCARPILIIEDPEGRLHPTHLARAWSLLAMLPMQKILTTNSSDLVSSVPLSSIRRLVRQQDKTLSLSMPTQKLSSDELRRIGFHLRFHRSGVLFARCWLLVEGETEVWLFSELARQCGYNLAAEGITIIEFAQSGLRAMIKVAQAFGIDWHVITDGDQAGKKYSATVKGMLHHDKVSHRLTELPDKDIEHFLYANGFEPFFRSLVRLPLDHPIPAKKVVTKVLKKHAKPDLALKIVNYAEQQGEQQIPRLIKVTLSRILHMANANNYM
- a CDS encoding bifunctional metallophosphatase/5'-nucleotidase codes for the protein MNESKHKTTVTLAHINDTHSYFEPTSLQLQLDIDGERLTPFVSAGGFARIATRVAQLRSDSERQKRQFLFLHAGDCFQGTLYFSLFKGKVNIDMLNALNIDAMTLGNHELDMGNEPVGRFVRNIQFPLLAGNWDLSSEQKKRYPLANQPNIKAYDNAHSCARWIVKGEAQHRVAIFGLSLDKMAEIANPDNDTPFVDAVEVARNTVEAIHREGIRNIILLSHLGYENDIELAEQVTGIGLIVGGHSHVLQGDFRSVGLSQHDDYGLRINDTYIVQAGYYALALGHCEIDFDQTGKVVRFCGQNELLLGRRLFLDATMNQEGMDHLHKEACVYLEKHPQVVVCKKDPDVQGILQRKYMPQVRELQQQVVAHVPAPIRHVRIPDEKGASQLAPLVARGFYEAMQAEGHTVNFAMHNAGGIRASIQSGPLTKADIIGKLLPFAIPIGVYRVKGSTIAKLLEGAINNATNNGVEGTGSGSYPYTYGLKFQYVANKPKGQRIEQLRVLENGFWRPVDANRRYTGVSSAYTIKGKEGYDAFDEILDTPVMSQHSMADTFVKLVTERPELLIENANYEYINQ